TCCGACGCCGACCTGGAGGGCGGTCGTGAAGGAAGCCAGGACGTCCGCGCACTGCTCCAGGGGCACCTCGTGGAGCTCGATCCGCCCGGGGAGAAGCGTCACCCGCAGGCCGGCGTCGGTGAGCTGGCGGAAGAGGGCGGTGTCGACGGTTCCCGTACCGATGTGGATCAGGTTGCTGCGCTGACGCAGCGTCCAGGGGAGGTCGGTCCGGATGTCTCCGAGCGTTGCGAGGTCGGCGTCGTCCAGGAGGGTGACCAGATCGCCCTGGATCATCCAGGCGTGCGGTTCGAGCTGGGCCAACGCGCTGGCGCGCCCTGGCACCTGGCTCCCGGGGAACGCCCCGGTGTAGCGACTGTCGATGTCGTAGGCGGCGAAGTAGACGCCATCGTGGAGGGGAGCCGCGGCGAGTGTGGTCGCCAAGGTCGTCGTCTGATACTCGATGAGGCGGGGCCACTCCTCGCGCCCCGGACCGCTGTAGGGGCCGAGCGCCCAGCCGACGCGACGTCCGGTCGCCCCCGCAGGGAGCGGCTCGTCAGCCCACGCCCAGGCGTCATCGGGCGCCGCGTGCCGGGACAGGAGCCGCAGCGTCGTCGAGCCGCCGGTGACCGGCCAGGTGACGTGGAGGGAGAACCGACCGCTTCCGTTCGTGCCCCACTGCTCGGCGAGGTCGTCGCTGAAGCTCCGGGCCTCCGTCAGGGAACCCACCTCGACCGTGACCAGCCCGCCGATGATCCCGACAAGGCCGTACTGGGCCTCGAAGGTGATCGAGGGGTGGTGGGCGCGTTGCTCTTCGACCCAGGCCTCGAGCTGGCCAGCCTGGCGACCGCTGCAGCCGCCTCCCAACACCAGGGCCGCCACCACGGCCGCTGCCTTCCAGACACGTCCCACGGCTCACCTCCCGCTAGGGCAGCAGGCTAGTCGCGCAGCAGGTCGACCGGGTCAGCGGCGGCCCAGCGCCTTCGCCATGCGGTCGAGCTCGCCGCCGAGCTCGTTGTCGGTGACGGTGTAGGCCCAGGTGGCCGATGGCACGCGGTCGCCGAGGAAGGTGAGGTCGAGCCCGTCAGCGGTGCTGGCGCCCGCGAGCAGTCGGGCAGCGTCGTCGGCCGTCTCCGCCACGACCGACTCGAAGGCGGTGGCCACCTGACGCTCGAACTCCGTCAACGGGTCCTCCTTCGCGAGTGCCCGCAGGTGGATGCCCTCGCGGATCTCGCCAGCGAACGCCAGGTGCTCGCTCCATCGCAGGTCGATCGCCGCCAGCAATGCCAGCCGGCAGGCGGCGGCCAGGTGGCCGGCATCGATCTCGCGGCCCAGGTCGTCGAGCAGGTCGCCGTCGGCGGTCCGCAGCACCTCGACGGCGAACGCCTCGGATGCCAGCGCCCGGTCGCGCTGCTCCAGCACCGCCCGGCGCTGGGCCGAGAGCAGGTTCGCGTACCGCGTGGACAGACGGCGCAGGCTCTGCTGCTGGCCCTCGTCGATCCGCTGCGCGTGACCGCTCAGGTCGGCCAACCTGCGGTCGCGCACCACGCCGTCGGCCGTCACGTCGAGGGGAGCCGGTGATCCGGCGCATGCCTGACGATGAGGTCGTCGTCGAGGGAGGCGAGGAAGACCGAGTCGCCCGGGTCTCCCTGGCGGCCTGCGCGTCCCCGGAGCTGGTCCTCGAGCCGCGACGACGGGAACAGCCCCACGCCGATCACCCGCAGACCGCCTGCGGCCACCGAGGCGTCGGGCAGCCGGATGTCGGTGCCCCGTCCCGCCAGCTGCGTCGAGACGGTGATCCGCCCGGGCGCGCCCGCCTCGGCGACGATCGCCGCCTCGTCGTCGGTGTTGGCGGCGTTCAGGACCGTCGCGGGGAGC
The DNA window shown above is from Tessaracoccus defluvii and carries:
- a CDS encoding preprotein translocase subunit SecA, with protein sequence MLVAEVREAHEEGRPVLVACRSVADSVRYGAVLATAGLPATVLNAANTDDEAAIVAEAGAPGRITVSTQLAGRGTDIRLPDASVAAGGLRVIGVGLFPSSRLEDQLRGRAGRQGDPGDSVFLASLDDDLIVRHAPDHRLPST